One window of the Oceanicaulis sp. genome contains the following:
- a CDS encoding glycosyltransferase family 2 protein: MTEPSLSIVIPAYNEAESIEAVVREALGVFDEAFDSFEIVVVDDGSADNTADALKALVAEEPRLRVLRHPNRSGKSAALRTGMMAARGLWAATMDGDGQDDPRSVVDMAAAVDLSTVGEVGLVAGCRTNRTDGANRKFASRFANGLRRTLLNDDCPDTACGLKLIVRDLFLALPFFDALHRYLPALSRHLCFGIVCVPVVNRARQAGTSKYTNLGRAAAGLFDLLGVIWLMRRTHVPSREYVLRGHVKDLGR, from the coding sequence GTGACCGAACCGAGTCTTTCCATCGTCATCCCCGCTTACAACGAGGCGGAAAGCATCGAGGCGGTGGTGCGCGAGGCGCTCGGCGTGTTCGACGAGGCGTTCGACAGCTTCGAGATCGTCGTGGTCGACGACGGCAGCGCGGACAACACCGCCGATGCGCTCAAAGCGCTGGTCGCCGAAGAGCCGCGCCTGCGCGTGCTGCGCCACCCCAACCGCTCGGGCAAGAGCGCGGCGCTGCGCACCGGGATGATGGCCGCGCGCGGGCTCTGGGCTGCGACCATGGACGGCGACGGCCAGGACGATCCGCGCTCGGTCGTCGACATGGCGGCGGCGGTGGATCTGTCCACGGTCGGCGAAGTCGGCCTCGTCGCCGGGTGCCGGACGAACCGGACCGACGGCGCGAACCGGAAATTCGCGTCGCGCTTCGCGAACGGGCTGCGGCGCACGCTTCTGAACGATGACTGCCCGGACACCGCCTGCGGGTTGAAGCTGATCGTGCGGGATCTGTTTCTGGCGCTGCCCTTTTTCGACGCGCTGCACCGTTACCTGCCAGCGCTCAGCCGTCATCTGTGCTTCGGGATCGTGTGCGTGCCGGTGGTCAACCGCGCGCGCCAGGCCGGCACCTCGAAATACACCAATCTCGGACGCGCCGCCGCAGGGCTGTTCGATCTGCTCGGCGTGATCTGGCTGATGCGCCGCACCCATGTCCCCTCGCGCGAATACGTGCTGCGCGGCCATGTGAAGGATCTCGGCCGATGA
- a CDS encoding tail fiber protein translates to MRNLLLAGVAALSCSLAAPAAAHAQADDPYIGDIIVVGFNFCPRGWAQLGGQLLPINGNESLFSIIGTTYGGDGRTTLGLPDMRGRVPVGAGQGPGLSFFQLGQRGGSHTHTLTEAHLPPHNHAAHFSNSPGSTPNPQGATISNLNVANTYATTPNTAFESDTIGITGNNNPIETTDPVLGLRYCMALQGLYPPRN, encoded by the coding sequence ATGAGAAATCTTCTTCTCGCCGGCGTCGCCGCGCTGTCATGCAGTCTCGCCGCTCCCGCCGCAGCGCACGCCCAGGCGGACGATCCCTATATCGGCGACATCATCGTCGTCGGCTTCAACTTCTGCCCGCGCGGCTGGGCGCAGCTCGGCGGTCAACTTCTGCCGATCAACGGCAACGAGTCGTTGTTTTCAATTATCGGGACCACCTACGGCGGGGACGGGCGAACCACGCTCGGCCTGCCGGACATGCGCGGGCGCGTTCCCGTCGGCGCGGGTCAGGGCCCGGGGCTGAGCTTCTTCCAGCTGGGCCAGAGGGGCGGCTCGCACACGCACACGCTCACCGAGGCCCACCTGCCGCCTCATAACCATGCGGCGCATTTCTCCAACAGTCCGGGCTCGACGCCCAATCCGCAGGGCGCGACGATCTCGAACCTCAATGTCGCCAACACCTACGCGACGACGCCGAACACCGCGTTCGAAAGCGACACGATCGGCATCACCGGGAACAACAACCCGATCGAGACGACCGATCCGGTCCTCGGTCTGAGATACTGCATGGCGTTGCAGGGCCTCTACCCGCCCCGCAACTAG
- a CDS encoding glycosyltransferase family 39 protein, with product MSAFFDQLTERPEKGGLSPRAWIVMMLLAVAALAPGLFSVPAMDRDESRYAQASRQMMESGDYLNIRLQDVDRHKQPAGTYWLQSLAAQPFGGADAPIGAHRIPGFLFALMAVAITGWLGARMFSPAVGLAAGLVLATTLVLSVEARTAKTDAILLGVGMIAQAALMFLMVRVEERRPNFIGWPAVMWAALGATLLIKGPIFLMVTALTLVVFTAWKRDPGLLLKVRPLPGIALALLIFTPWFVAINLETDWDFAKTAIGYSMLDKVGEAQEAHSGPLGFHLGFTFITLWPGAALLGVAILTAWKMRAREEIKFLIAWIVPTYVVFEIVATKLPHYTLPSFPAIALLIGLGLANLSEVLSSGRAKLLHWATVLIAVLVAIVLGLLPFIAASYLGEDPEIAGYLTIILGALAAVAIIVLGLKPSLERLLGTAVAAAALWACAFGVAIPNIDALWPSDRAGRLADQITGCEDKVIVTVGYEEPSNMFNLGTSVVLGEDPTQAANVLLSAPECGLAIVDASYIVEFGARIEAAGQSLRILGTVEGYNTVKGDPLSLGFYTLEGSNLRRAAR from the coding sequence ATGAGCGCGTTCTTCGACCAGCTCACCGAGCGTCCGGAGAAGGGCGGGCTCAGCCCGCGCGCCTGGATCGTCATGATGCTGCTGGCCGTGGCTGCGCTCGCGCCGGGCCTGTTCTCCGTGCCGGCCATGGACCGCGACGAGTCCCGCTACGCCCAGGCCAGCCGGCAGATGATGGAGAGCGGGGACTATCTCAATATCCGCCTTCAGGACGTCGACCGCCACAAACAGCCCGCCGGGACCTACTGGCTGCAAAGCCTCGCCGCACAGCCCTTCGGCGGAGCCGACGCGCCGATCGGCGCACACCGGATCCCCGGCTTTCTGTTCGCCCTGATGGCGGTTGCGATCACAGGCTGGCTCGGCGCGCGCATGTTCTCGCCCGCGGTGGGACTGGCGGCCGGGCTCGTGCTCGCAACGACACTGGTCCTGTCGGTCGAAGCGCGCACGGCGAAAACCGATGCGATTTTGCTCGGCGTGGGGATGATCGCGCAGGCCGCGCTGATGTTCCTGATGGTCCGCGTCGAAGAGCGGCGGCCGAACTTCATCGGCTGGCCGGCGGTGATGTGGGCGGCGCTGGGCGCCACGCTGCTGATCAAGGGCCCGATCTTCCTGATGGTCACGGCCCTGACCCTGGTCGTCTTCACCGCCTGGAAGCGTGATCCGGGTCTGCTGTTGAAGGTGCGGCCGCTGCCGGGGATCGCACTTGCGCTCCTGATCTTCACGCCCTGGTTCGTGGCGATAAACCTCGAAACCGACTGGGATTTCGCCAAGACCGCGATCGGCTATTCCATGCTCGACAAGGTCGGCGAGGCGCAGGAGGCCCATTCAGGCCCGCTGGGCTTCCATCTGGGGTTCACCTTCATCACCCTGTGGCCCGGCGCGGCGCTTCTGGGCGTCGCGATCCTGACCGCCTGGAAGATGCGGGCGCGCGAGGAGATCAAGTTCCTGATCGCCTGGATCGTGCCGACCTACGTGGTTTTCGAAATCGTCGCGACCAAGCTGCCCCACTACACCCTGCCCAGCTTTCCCGCGATCGCGCTGCTGATCGGGCTCGGACTTGCGAACCTGTCCGAGGTTCTGTCCTCGGGCCGGGCGAAGCTGCTGCACTGGGCGACGGTGCTGATCGCTGTGCTGGTGGCGATCGTGCTCGGTCTCCTGCCGTTCATCGCCGCATCCTATCTCGGCGAGGATCCGGAGATCGCGGGCTATCTCACGATCATTCTGGGCGCGCTCGCTGCGGTTGCGATCATCGTGCTGGGGCTCAAGCCGAGCCTCGAGCGCCTGCTGGGCACGGCCGTGGCCGCCGCTGCGCTATGGGCGTGCGCGTTCGGGGTCGCGATCCCCAATATCGACGCGCTCTGGCCGTCGGACCGGGCCGGGCGGCTCGCCGACCAGATCACCGGGTGCGAGGACAAGGTGATCGTCACGGTCGGCTATGAAGAGCCGTCCAACATGTTCAATCTCGGCACATCGGTGGTGCTCGGCGAAGACCCGACCCAGGCCGCCAACGTGCTTCTGAGCGCGCCCGAATGCGGCCTGGCGATCGTGGACGCGAGCTACATCGTCGAGTTCGGCGCGCGCATCGAGGCGGCCGGCCAGTCCCTGCGCATCCTCGGCACGGTCGAGGGCTACAACACGGTGAAGGGCGATCCGCTGTCGCTTGGCTTCTACACGCTGGAAGGCTCTAACCTGCGCCGCGCCGCGCGCTAG
- a CDS encoding haloalkane dehalogenase: protein MIEALRTPDERFTDLPGWGFEPRYVDDLPGYDGLRLAYVDEGPRQGAPVFLCLHGEPSWGYLYRKMAPVFLEAGARVVIPDLLGFGRSDKPVEDAVYTFHWHRAYLQAFLERLDLQDVCLVCQDWGGVLGLTLPMDAPDRFTRLLVMNTAIGVGKGASEGFIAWRDYMANTPDLDVGRLMKRATPILSDDEAAAYDAPFPDHRYKAGVRRFPSLVPISPDMEGVDTGKRAVKFWAEDWAGESFMAIGEQDPVLGPETMGWLRSVIRNCPEPMRLTEAGHFVQEWGDTIARNALDHFRIG, encoded by the coding sequence ATGATCGAAGCCCTGCGCACCCCCGACGAGCGTTTCACCGATCTGCCCGGCTGGGGGTTCGAGCCCCGCTATGTCGACGACCTGCCCGGCTATGACGGCCTCCGGCTCGCCTATGTCGACGAGGGCCCGCGCCAGGGCGCGCCCGTCTTTCTGTGCCTGCACGGCGAACCGAGCTGGGGCTATCTCTACCGTAAGATGGCGCCGGTGTTCCTAGAGGCCGGCGCACGGGTGGTGATTCCCGACCTTCTCGGCTTCGGCCGGTCGGACAAGCCGGTCGAGGACGCCGTCTACACCTTCCACTGGCACCGCGCCTATCTGCAGGCCTTCCTCGAACGGCTCGACCTCCAGGACGTCTGTCTTGTCTGCCAGGACTGGGGCGGCGTTCTGGGGCTGACCCTGCCGATGGACGCGCCGGACCGCTTCACGCGGCTTCTGGTGATGAACACCGCGATCGGGGTCGGCAAGGGCGCGAGCGAGGGCTTCATCGCCTGGCGCGACTACATGGCGAACACGCCCGATCTCGATGTCGGCCGGCTGATGAAACGCGCCACGCCGATCCTGTCCGACGACGAGGCGGCGGCCTATGACGCCCCCTTCCCCGATCATCGCTACAAGGCCGGCGTGCGGCGCTTCCCCTCGCTGGTGCCGATCAGCCCTGACATGGAGGGCGTAGACACCGGAAAGCGCGCAGTGAAGTTCTGGGCCGAGGACTGGGCCGGCGAAAGCTTCATGGCGATCGGCGAGCAGGATCCTGTGCTGGGCCCTGAGACCATGGGCTGGCTGCGCAGCGTGATCCGCAACTGTCCCGAGCCGATGCGCCTGACCGAGGCGGGCCATTTCGTCCAGGAATGGGGCGACACGATCGCACGCAACGCGCTCGATCATTTCCGAATCGGCTAG